One Ahaetulla prasina isolate Xishuangbanna chromosome 10, ASM2864084v1, whole genome shotgun sequence genomic region harbors:
- the APOC1 gene encoding apolipoprotein C-I, with translation MKLVLAVAVLLMTLSAVVTDSNEDGGKEPTMAQKFEKYQKEIQTFVDNLGEKTKAALLEFHNSEFSNKTRKWLSETFQKLKKKFEPMPAQDGSD, from the exons ATGAAGCTGGTATTGGCTGTTGCGGTCCTCCTGATGACTTTGTCTGCGGTGGTGACAG ACTCCAATGAAGATGGTGGGAAAGAGCCTACCATGGCCCAGAAGTTTGAGAAGTATCAGAAGGAGATCCAGACGTTTGTTGATAACCTTGGGGAGAAGACCAAAGCGGCTCTTCTTGAATTCCACAACAGCGAATTCAGCAACAAAACCAG GAAGTGGCTTTCCGAGACTTTCCAGAAGTTGAAGAAAAAGTTTGAACCCATGCCCGCCCAAGACGGATCTGACTGA